The Paraburkholderia sabiae genome includes a region encoding these proteins:
- a CDS encoding ester cyclase: protein MTLTAVQMDGKIEEHFGFERRDDVDGVLATLAPDVEHDVIGWPAGPVRGRDEVRPFYEALFADLSESRVECLRRLYGEGFVIDESLWRGKASGRPFGLEGRGRPLEFRMLHVLEFAENGQIRRENVWVDLAAIIQQLPQA from the coding sequence ATGACGCTGACAGCGGTGCAGATGGACGGGAAAATCGAAGAGCATTTCGGTTTCGAGCGACGCGACGACGTAGACGGCGTGCTCGCCACGCTTGCGCCGGATGTCGAGCATGATGTGATCGGCTGGCCTGCGGGGCCGGTGCGTGGCCGCGATGAAGTAAGGCCGTTTTACGAGGCGCTGTTCGCGGATCTGTCGGAGAGCAGGGTGGAATGCCTGCGGCGTCTCTATGGCGAAGGCTTTGTGATCGACGAATCACTATGGCGCGGCAAGGCGTCGGGCAGGCCGTTCGGACTCGAAGGCCGTGGACGTCCGCTCGAATTCCGCATGCTGCATGTGCTGGAATTCGCGGAGAACGGGCAAATCAGGCGCGAGAACGTGTGGGTCGATCTCGCCGCCATCATTCAACAGTTACCGCAAGCGTGA